In Prunus dulcis chromosome 2, ALMONDv2, whole genome shotgun sequence, a single genomic region encodes these proteins:
- the LOC117620288 gene encoding LOW QUALITY PROTEIN: ABC transporter B family member 4-like (The sequence of the model RefSeq protein was modified relative to this genomic sequence to represent the inferred CDS: substituted 1 base at 1 genomic stop codon), which produces MLSSIPLVVLSGAVMSILISKMASSGQTAYSVAATVVEQTIGSIRTVASFTGXKQAIANYNNSLIKAYNSGVQEGLASGFGIGSVMLIIMCSYALAIWFGGKMILEKGYTGGEVINVVFAVLTGSMSLGQASPCLSAFSAGQAAAYKMFETIDRKPEIDASDTNGQQLHDIRGDIELRDVYFSYPARPDEQIFDGFSLSIPSGATAALVGESGSGKSTVVSLIERFYDPLAGEVLIDGINLKEFQLKWIRQKIGLVSQEPVLFTCSIKDNIAYGKDGATTEEIRAAAELANAAKFIDKLPQGLDTMVGEHGTQLSGGQKQRVAIARAILKDPRILLLDEATSALDAESESIVQEALDRIMINRTTVVVAHRLSTVRNADTIAVIHRGTIVEKGPHSELIKDPEGAYSQLIRLQEMSSVSEQTAVNNHERLGSVDSRRHSSQRFSNLRSISGGSSGSGNSNRHSFAITYGVPTAVDSLETASVGRDIPASASSRGPTEVSLRRLAYLNKPEIPVLLLGTIAAAVNGAILPIFSILISSVIKTFYEPPPQLRKDSKFWALIFIVLGVVAFIAVPARQYFFAVAGCNLIKRVRSMCYEKVVYMEVSWFDDPEHSSGAIGARLSTDAASLRGMVGDALGLLVENSATAIAGLCIAFVANWQLALIILVLLPLLGLTGYVQVKFLKGFSADAKKMYEDASQVANDAVGSIRTIASFCAEEKVIELYQKKCEGPIKTGIRRGLISGTGFGLSFFFLFSVYACSFYAGARLVAAGKTTFSDVFRVFFALAMTAIGVSQSGSLAPNLGKVKSSAASIFAILDRKSKIDSSDESGTTIENVKGEIELRHVSFKYPTRPDVPIFQDLCLTIHHGKTVALVGESGSGKSTVVSLLQRFYDPDSGHITLDGFEIQKLQLKWLRQQMGLVSQEPVLFNDTIRANIAYGKEGNATEAEIIAAAELANAHKFISSLQQGYDTIVGERGIQLSGGQKQRVAIARAVIKAPKILLLDEATSALDAESEQVVQDALDRIMVDRTTIVVAHRLSTIKGADVIAVVKNGVIAEKGKHETLIGIKDGIYASLVALHASASS; this is translated from the exons ATGCTATCTTCTATCCCCCTTGTTGTCCTCTCTGGTGCCGTCATGAGCATCCTTATATCAAAGATGGCATCCAGTGGACAAACTGCTTATTCAGTGGCAGCAACTGTGGTAGAGCAGACAATTGGTTCAATCAGAACA GTTGCATCGTTTACAGGATAAAAGCAAGCTATAGCTAATTACAACAACTCCTTAATTAAAGCTTACAACTCTGGTGTGCAAGAGGGTTTGGCATCTGGGTTCGGAATTGGTTCGGTTATGCTGATTATAATGTGTAGTTATGCTCTGGCTATATGGTTTGGAGGAAAGATGATACTTGAAAAAGGATATACAGGAGGGGAAGTCATCAATGTAGTTTTCGCTGTGTTGACTGGCTCCAT GTCTCTTGGGCAGGCATCTCCATGCTTGAGTGCATTTTCTGCTGGACAAGCTGCAGCTTATAAGATGTTTGAGACAATTGACAGAAAGCCAGAGATTGATGCTTCTGACACTAATGGGCAACAATTACATGATATCCGTGGAGACATAGAACTGAGGGATGTTTATTTTAGTTATCCTGCAAGACCGGATGAACAAATATTCGATggattttctctttcaataCCTAGTGGTGCAACTGCTGCTTTGGTTGGAGAGAGTGGAAGTGGTAAATCAACTGTAGTCAGTTTGATTGAGAGATTTTATGACCCCCTAGCTGGCGAAGTTCTTATTGATGGGATTAATCTCAAAGAGTTCCAGTTGAAATGGATCAGACAGAAAATAGGCCTTGTCAGCCAGGAACCCGTTTTATTTACTTGTAGCATTAAAGATAATATTGCCTATGGAAAGGATGGTGCAACCACTGAAGAAATAAGGGCTGCTGCTGAACTTGCCAATGCTGCTAAATTCATAGACAAACTGCCTCAG GGACTAGACACAATGGTTGGTGAGCATGGAACTCAGCTATCTGGGGGCCAAAAACAGAGAGTTGCAATAGCTAGAGCAATTCTCAAAGACCCAAGAATTCTACTTTTAGATGAAGCCACGAGTGCTCTTGATGCAGAATCTGAGAGCATTGTGCAGGAGGCACTGGACAGAATTATGATCAACCGGACTACTGTTGTCGTAGCCCACCGCTTGAGCACAGTAAGGAATGCTGACACCATTGCTGTTATACATCGAGGAACAATTGTTGAAAAAG GTCCACATTCTGAGCTAATTAAGGACCCTGAAGGAGCATATAGCCAGCTTATAAGGTTGCAAGAAATGAGCAGCGTGTCAGAACAGACTGCTGTAAATAATCACGAAAGGCTTGGCAGCGTGGATTCTCGAAGACATTCAAGTCAAAGATTTTCAAACTTACGATCCATAAGCGGGGGATCATCTGGAAGCGGAAATAGTAACCGTCATTCCTTCGCAATCACATATGGTGTGCCCACTGCAGTCGATTCTCTTGAAACAGCATCTGTAGGACGTGATATTCCTGCTTCAGCATCATCAAGAGGGCCTACAGAAGTCTCACTTCGTCGCCTGGCTTACCTGAACAAGCCAGAGATCCCAGTATTATTACTGGGTACTATAGCCGCAGCAGTCAATGGGGCAATCTTACCTATTTTTTCGATATTGATATCCAGTGTAATCAAGACCTTCTACGAGCCACCTCCTCAACTCCGTAAGGATTCGAAGTTTTGGGCATTAATCTTCATTGTTCTTGGAGTGGTAGCTTTCATAGCAGTGCCAGCAAGACAATACTTTTTTGCTGTGGCAGGGTGTAATTTAATAAAACGAGTTCGATCAATGTGCTATGAGAAGGTGGTTTACATGGAAGTAAGTTGGTTTGACGATCCTGAGCACTCAAGTGGTGCAATTGGTGCAAGGCTTTCTACAGATGCAGCTTCTCTGCGTGGGATGGTTGGAGATGCACTAGGTTTGCTGGTTGAGAATTCAGCAACTGCAATTGCTGGTTTGTGTATTGCTTTTGTGGCAAATTGGCAACTTGCTCTTATAATCCTGGTTTTGCTGCCTCTATTAGGATTAACTGGTTATGTTCAAGTCAAGTTCTTGAAAGGATTCAGTGCAGATGCAAAG aaaatgtatgaggacGCAAGTCAAGTAGCCAATGATGCAGTGGGGAGTATTCGAACAATTGCTTCCTTTTGTGCTGAAGAGAAGGTGATTGAATTGTACCAGAAGAAATGTGAAGGCCCTATTAAGACAGGGATAAGACGAGGGTTAATCAGTGGGACAGGTTTTGGGCTCtcgttcttttttcttttttctgtgtaTGCCTGCAGTTTTTATGCTGGAGCCCGACTTGTTGCAGCAGGCAAGACAACATTCTCTGATGTTTTCCGG GTTTTCTTTGCTCTAGCGATGACAGCTATTGGAGTGTCTCAGTCAGGTTCCCTAGCCCCTAATCTTGGTAAAGTAAAGAGCTCTGCTGCTTCCATATTTGCCATTCTTGACCGGAAATCAAAAATAGACTCTAGTGATGAATCTGGAACAACTATAGAAAATGTGAAGGGAGAAATTGAACTTCGCCACGTCAGTTTCAAGTATCCAACTAGACCTGATGTACCAATCTTCCAGGATCTTTGCTTGACCATTCATCATGGCAAG ACAGTTGCTTTGGTTGGAGAAAGTGGAAGTGGGAAATCGACAGTCGTCTCATTGTTGCAGAGATTTTATGACCCTGATTCAGGTCACATTACATTAGATGGATTTGAAATCCAAAAGCTACAGCTCAAGTGGTTGAGACAGCAAATGGGACTGGTGAGCCAGGAGCCTGTATTGTTTAATGACACTATCAGAGCCAACATTGCATATGGAAAGGAAGGGAATGCAACAGAGGCTGAAATTATAGCTGCTGCAGAATTGGCAAATGCTCACAAGTTCATCAGTAGTTTACAACAG GGTTATGATACAATAGTAGGAGAGCGGGGGATCCAATTGTCTGGTGGACAGAAGCAAAGGGTGGCAATTGCACGAGCTGTAATTAAGGCACCAAAGATACTACTACTAGATGAAGCCACAAGTGCTCTTGATGCTGAATCGGAACAAGTGGTTCAAGATGCATTGGACCGAATCATGGTGGATCGAACCACAATCGTGGTTGCCCATCGGTTATCCACAATAAAGGGTGCGGATGTAATTGCAGTGGTGAAAAATGGAGTCATTGCAGAGAAAGGAAAGCATGAAACTTTGATCGGTATCAAGGATGGTATTTATGCTTCTTTGGTAGCATTGCATGCAAGTGCCTCATCTTAG
- the LOC117618289 gene encoding putative ripening-related protein 1 yields the protein MCTVEGFIYKFVLLVILLSTICLVTGAQQCHPSGRIRGRKAPAGQCNQENDSDCCVAGKMYPTYTCSPPLYGSTKAYLTLNSFEAGGDGGGPSECDKKYHNDNTPVVALSTGWYNNGGRCHNNITISTNGRSVVAMVVDECDSTEGWDADQDYQPPCPNNIVDASKAVWKSLGVPEDNCGELDITLLGFSVICLASLLLYVYVCFMCSIIYIENIY from the exons ATGTGCACCGTAGAAG gttttatatataaatttgtcCTCCTAGTCATTCTCCTTTCAACAATTTGTTTGGTGACTGGAGCTCAACAATGTCATCCAAGCGGCAGAATTAGAGGAAGGAAGGCCCCTGCTGGACAGTGCAACCAGGAAAATGACTCTGATTGCTGCGTCGCCGGCAAAATGTACCCAACCTACACATGTTCACCGCCATTGTACGGGAGCACCAAGGCCTACCTCACTCTTAACAGTTTCGAGGCAGGTGGTGATGGCGGCGGTCCATCAGAATGTGACAAAAAATACCACAATGACAACACACCAGTTGTTGCATTGTCCACTGGATGGTACAACAATGGAGGAAGGTGCCATAACAACATCACAATTAGCACTAACGGGCGCAGCGTGGTGGCCATGGTGGTGGATGAGTGTGACTCTACTGAGGGATGGGATGCAGACCAAGACTACCAACCTCCTTGTCCTAACAACATTGTTGATGCTTCAAAGGCTGTCTGGAAATCCTTGGGTGTGCCTGAGGACAACTGTGGTGAATTAGATATCACATTGCTGGGCTTCAGTGTGATCTGTCTGGCTAGCTTGTTGCTTTATGTCTATGTATGTTTCATGTgttctattatatatatagagaacATATACTAG
- the LOC117620286 gene encoding kiwellin-1-like, translated as MRRQKFPQVCRPSGKIIGKKPPHGKCNTEDDSDCCFKGKIYTTYKCSPQVSSHTKAVLTLNSFEKGGDGGGPSECDKKYHSDDRPIVALSTGWFNRKSRCLNNITISANGRSVVAMVVDECDSTMGCDEVHDYQPPCADNIVDASRAVWEALGVPKNDWGYMDITWADA; from the coding sequence CTCAAGTTTGCAGGCCTAGTGGCAAAATCATAGGAAAGAAACCTCCTCATGGAAAATGCAACACGGAGGACGACTCCGATTGTTGCTTTAAAGGCAAGATCTACACAACTTACAAGTGCTCACCCCAAGTGTCTAGCCACACCAAGGCAGTTCTAACCCTCAACAGCTTCGAGAAGGGAGGGGATGGCGGCGGTCCATCAGAATGTGACAAGAAGTATCACTCTGATGACAGACCAATTGTTGCACTATCAACCGGCTGGTTCAACAGAAAATCCAGGTGCCTCAACAACATTACTATAAGTGCTAATGGGAGGAGTGTGGTGGCAATGGTTGTCGATGAATGCGACTCGACGATGGGATGCGATGAAGTCCATGATTATCAGCCTCCATGCGCTGACAATATTGTTGATGCCTCAAGAGCAGTTTGGGAAGCATTGGGAGTTCCGAAAAACGACTGGGGATATATGGATATTACTTGGGCTGATgcttaa